A genomic segment from Stegostoma tigrinum isolate sSteTig4 chromosome 1, sSteTig4.hap1, whole genome shotgun sequence encodes:
- the ccng2 gene encoding cyclin-G2, which produces MKDLACYEHNNEAHKLLKQINQYLEQESKFLPKASGLLAIEASLESDDCISPKLRDAKVEDLRSLTRFFGCSTETFVLAVNLLDRFLSLMKVRPKHLPCLGLSVFHLAAKTIEEECNIPSVHDLLRISHCKFTVSDLKRMEKIVYEKLNGEFKAVTALHFLHLYHALAHCHVTSGKEFLILDRLEAQLKACSCRFVFSRAKPSVLALSLLTLEVENLKSSDLFEIILRVQKHSKISHYDLAYWRELVSKCLADYSSPECCKPDNKKLVWIVSRRTARHLQNSYYSVPELPTIPETGCFSETESEDSCEEMSCGEDGLSSSPQSLSDGEFFSHDLLHQSKWQNFCFRTQSPNVL; this is translated from the exons ATGAAAGACTTGGCCTGTTATGAACACAACAATGAAGCCCACAAACTATTGAAACAAATAAATCAATACTTGGAGCAAGAATCCAAATTTCTACCAAAGGCCAGTGGACTCCTTGCAATTGAAGCCTCTTTAGAG AGTGATGATTGTATCTCTCCAAAGTTAAGAGATGCCAAAGTGGAAGATCTCCGGAGTTTGACCAGATTCTTCGGCTGCAGTACTGAAACTTTTGTTTTAGCGGTTAACCTACTGGACAGATTTTTGTCGTTGATGAAG GTGCGACCAAAACATCTGCCTTGCCTTGGATTAAGTGTCTTCCATTTAGCAGCTAAAACCATTGAGGAAGAATGTAATATCCCTTCTGTCCATGACCTCCTCCGCATTAGCCATTGCAAGTTTACGGTGTCTGACCTCAAGCGGATGGAAAAGATTGTCTATGAGAAACTGAATGGGGAATTTAAGGCTGTCACTGCCTTGCATTTTTTACATTTGTATCATGCCCTGGCGCACTGCCATGTCACCAGTGG GAAAGAATTTCTGATTCTTGACAGGCTGGAAGCACAGCTGAAAGCCTGCAGCTGCCGATTTGTCTTTTCCAGAGCTAAA CCATCTGTATTGGCCTTGTCCCTTCTGACTCTTGAAGTTGAAAACTTGAAATCCAGTGACTTGTTTGAAATTATACTGCGTGTTCAAAAACATTCCAAA attagccATTATGACTTGGCATACTGGCGTGAATTGGTGTCCAAATGCCTGGCTGACTACTCTTCACCTGAATGCTGCAAACCTGATAACAAGAAACTAGTGTGGATTGTTTCAAGACGTACAGCCCGTCATTTACAGAATAGTTATTACAGTGTTCCTGAATTGCCAACTATCCCAGAAACTGGCTGCTTCAGTGAAACTGAAAG TGAGGATTCGTGTGAAGAAATGAGTTGTGGTGAAGATGGTCTGAGCAGCTCTCCACAGAGTCTCTCGGATGGTGAATTCTTCTCTCATGATCTCTTGCACCAGTCGAAGTGGCAAAATTTCTGTTTTCGCACTCAGTCTCCAAATGTATTATAG